In Kosmotoga arenicorallina S304, a genomic segment contains:
- a CDS encoding sugar ABC transporter substrate-binding protein, protein MKKLVISILLILFAISIYGTTLKIWAMGEEAKTLPVIIQEFEKENPGVKVEIQALPWSNAFEKLLTGVAGRQLPDVIQMGTTWMPSFSAMGAFQDLGAYIKNSEIISEEKFFPGSWSTCVYRGKVYGIPWYVDTRVLFYRTDLLAEVGYTEAPRNWDELYDAAKKLAERPEMYGLTFQTNEIQEFIPFVWQNGATVIDENNKPGVDTPEFMEALDYFARFFEEDIVPKAGSGNIFQDFASGFVPMFFTGPWMVSMIHEQTPQIDGKWAVALMPEKITRTSFMGGSNWVISKTSKNKELAWKFLEFMSRPETQFQWYQLLKALPAVKEVWNYKELKSDPFTSVFGEQLKDAKATPNIAEWEKIESIVESVLEKRVLGKITTDEAIKEMTQKISKVLK, encoded by the coding sequence ATGAAAAAATTGGTCATTTCAATTCTGTTGATTTTATTTGCTATTTCCATATATGGAACCACACTCAAAATCTGGGCAATGGGAGAAGAAGCTAAAACTTTGCCAGTCATCATACAGGAATTCGAAAAAGAAAACCCCGGGGTTAAAGTCGAAATTCAGGCTTTGCCCTGGAGTAATGCCTTCGAGAAACTGCTTACCGGAGTTGCTGGAAGGCAGCTTCCTGATGTGATTCAGATGGGAACAACGTGGATGCCGAGTTTCAGTGCCATGGGTGCTTTTCAGGATCTGGGAGCGTACATAAAAAACTCAGAAATAATCTCCGAAGAAAAATTCTTTCCGGGTTCCTGGAGCACCTGTGTTTACAGGGGAAAGGTGTATGGAATTCCATGGTATGTTGATACAAGGGTTCTATTTTATCGTACAGATTTACTTGCCGAAGTAGGATATACGGAAGCACCCAGAAATTGGGATGAATTATATGATGCGGCAAAGAAATTGGCTGAAAGGCCTGAAATGTATGGACTAACATTTCAGACAAACGAAATACAGGAATTCATTCCCTTTGTCTGGCAAAATGGTGCAACGGTGATCGATGAAAACAACAAACCCGGAGTTGACACCCCTGAATTCATGGAAGCTCTGGATTATTTTGCGCGCTTTTTTGAAGAGGATATCGTTCCAAAAGCCGGTAGCGGAAATATATTTCAGGATTTTGCTTCGGGATTTGTTCCCATGTTTTTCACCGGTCCATGGATGGTTTCGATGATCCATGAACAAACACCACAAATCGATGGAAAATGGGCAGTTGCCTTGATGCCCGAGAAAATCACGAGAACTTCTTTTATGGGCGGGAGCAACTGGGTAATATCAAAGACCTCTAAGAACAAAGAATTGGCGTGGAAATTCCTTGAGTTTATGTCCAGACCGGAGACGCAGTTTCAGTGGTACCAGCTTCTAAAAGCTCTACCGGCTGTTAAGGAAGTATGGAACTACAAAGAGCTAAAAAGCGATCCCTTCACCTCTGTTTTTGGCGAACAGTTGAAAGATGCGAAAGCAACGCCGAATATTGCAGAATGGGAGAAGATTGAATCCATTGTAGAAAGTGTTTTAGAAAAAAGGGTTCTTGGAAAGATCACTACAGATGAAGCTATTAAAGAGATGACACAGAAGATATCAAAGGTCTTAAAGTAA
- a CDS encoding carbohydrate ABC transporter permease, translating into MKTRLSAILIFLGPALFIMTVFIIIPIVLSLLISVTDFNVYAIFDWKNAEFVGFKNFIDLFSDVIFWKALFNTFYALVVALPLTIIFSLLFALLLNRSATHFKSFFRLSLYLPSITNTVAIAVVWAWLLNPRYGLLNWFLGLFGIAGQNWLSDPKWAMPSIIALVVWKAIGPNMLLFLAGLQNIPDFLYEAAELDGANRWKQFLHVTVPSLRPQLLFVSVMLVIGYLQLFEEPYMLTKGGPLNSTISIVLYLYRQGFYQFNFGYASAVAVVLFGIILTLTAIQMRLRKYQE; encoded by the coding sequence ATGAAAACGCGGTTGAGTGCTATTTTGATTTTTCTTGGTCCCGCGCTGTTCATCATGACAGTGTTCATAATCATTCCAATAGTGCTATCTTTGCTCATTTCTGTAACGGATTTTAATGTATATGCGATCTTTGATTGGAAAAATGCTGAATTCGTTGGGTTTAAAAATTTCATCGATCTTTTTTCCGATGTGATTTTCTGGAAAGCGCTCTTCAATACTTTTTACGCTTTGGTTGTCGCGTTGCCGCTGACCATAATTTTCTCGTTGCTTTTTGCACTGCTGCTGAACAGGAGTGCAACTCATTTTAAAAGCTTTTTTCGCTTAAGCCTTTATTTGCCTTCAATAACAAATACCGTTGCTATTGCAGTAGTCTGGGCATGGTTACTCAACCCCAGATATGGCTTATTGAATTGGTTCCTTGGTCTTTTCGGAATTGCCGGGCAAAATTGGCTGTCTGATCCAAAATGGGCAATGCCTTCTATAATAGCTCTTGTTGTCTGGAAAGCTATCGGGCCAAATATGTTGCTCTTTCTTGCGGGATTGCAAAATATACCCGATTTCCTGTATGAAGCCGCTGAACTCGATGGGGCAAATCGATGGAAACAATTTTTACACGTAACAGTACCATCACTTAGACCTCAATTGCTTTTTGTTAGTGTAATGCTTGTTATAGGCTACCTTCAGTTATTTGAAGAGCCTTATATGCTTACAAAAGGCGGCCCTTTGAACTCGACCATATCGATAGTGCTTTATCTATACAGACAGGGTTTTTATCAGTTCAATTTTGGATACGCTTCAGCTGTCGCGGTTGTGCTTTTTGGCATCATCCTAACACTTACCGCTATCCAGATGCGTTTGCGGAAATATCAGGAATGA
- a CDS encoding glucoamylase family protein — protein MKYLKFNIFLFLILALTAMGAVEFVDPLDVTGHLSNDNTGALFLQSSNLAVTGKYSVKVLPSGQSPETKIAITLQGESLEKLAGKDVMKLSVFIDPNAKTKPNKFFLGMADVKDGWAWIDGVFSETEVSDGWNTLLYKLSKPMQNIKSDGRYTLYFSFFEETEGAKTPLESAFYVDALVAENSGELTENSYIWNMDTAEEIATFNNDNTGAAFSASRKYVAQGVASMEVKPSGKAPETKVALQIPAEKIADWAQAENVTMNLFIPYGTKSVPNKLFLGMADLTDGWNWVDGVFSTNGIAPGWNRITFDFTDKMKDLKSNGKYVVYLSFFREEEGNKIPLQDSFYVDGLYVVKPALAVEKTVEKPEVTEEPVQAAEAPKGLYIWNMDTAEEIATFSNDNTGAVFELDTNNFIQGMASMKVIPSGNAPETKVALNIPEDMLKKWADAEEIILNLYIPENTKLLPSMFFMGMADLSDGWAWVDGVFSESKAVPGWNEIVFTLSDNMKKVKEGGKYTIYLAFAAIGDDNSKVPLNEPFNIDGLFIKVKEEIVRNYIWSMDAPEELATFNNDNTGASFELSEDFVIQGTGSMKVIPSGEAPETKVAMPIPQDKIELWSQSNKITMNLYIPEGTKLIPTMFFFGMADLTEGWAWVGGVFSNDEAKAGWNEISFELAGSMKEIKPDNKYMVYLAFAGFDAEKNKIPLTEPFYIDGLYVETMKTLTFEDRMKMADPAIVKEVEDLLNLDDEELLAAVEEKAFYYFWNEANPENGLIKDRTRKDTPASIAAVGFGLTAIPVGIENGWISREEGYKRVLTTLKTFADGEVEGKNGFFYHFVDMNTGKRAWDCELSSIDTALLMAGVLFVKEYFAGTEIEELADRLYRNVNWQWMLTDDGVLSMGWKPEGGFLGARWDSFNEGILAYILAVGSPTYPIPPESWDKIYRPVHDTYISLPQETLFVYQYPNVWVDFRNRVDKYANYFNNAEVATRYNWLFTFMKRFDYETYDADVWGLSACDGPNGYKAYGASEDNHDGTIAPYASIASIVFTPDLSISAIRGMLEKYGPIIWGKYGFVSGFNADANWVSKEFVGIDVGDIVLMLENYRSGLIWKYFMKSEYIQDSLKALGFVEKEVDYAITPWYQEEFEKLMRAPAEKVAYAIEATEPVKVDGNLDEWEGIQGYVVNEEMNVPAGGIKKVDKTKQVLHSTFYVMWDAENLYMAAKVYDEYLVINIEPTDLGAFYRTDSVEFYIDPSRAGSDAGIMKLAILPFDTEGNPQIVRHEDANPGKISDVAPEIQVATKRTDYGYDLELKVPVKYLNLKPASGMNLGFCYTIHNSNEKDAGLGEYVRENIISWNNLPEIWANPENWGTLTLK, from the coding sequence ATGAAGTATCTGAAGTTCAACATCTTTCTTTTTCTAATTCTAGCATTGACGGCAATGGGTGCTGTTGAATTTGTAGATCCGCTCGATGTTACTGGCCATCTCAGTAACGACAACACAGGAGCACTGTTTCTTCAAAGCAGCAACCTTGCTGTGACGGGAAAATATTCAGTCAAAGTGCTACCAAGCGGACAATCTCCTGAAACAAAAATTGCCATAACCCTTCAAGGTGAGTCTCTTGAGAAGCTGGCAGGCAAGGATGTAATGAAATTATCTGTATTTATTGATCCGAATGCTAAGACAAAACCCAACAAATTCTTTCTGGGTATGGCAGATGTAAAAGACGGCTGGGCATGGATTGATGGGGTGTTTTCCGAAACTGAAGTAAGTGATGGCTGGAATACCTTATTGTACAAGCTCAGCAAGCCTATGCAGAATATTAAGTCAGATGGAAGATATACGTTGTATTTCTCGTTCTTCGAGGAAACTGAAGGTGCGAAAACGCCCCTTGAAAGTGCTTTCTATGTTGATGCGCTTGTCGCAGAAAATTCAGGCGAACTCACTGAAAATTCTTACATCTGGAACATGGATACAGCGGAAGAGATCGCCACTTTCAACAACGACAATACCGGAGCTGCATTTAGCGCATCGAGAAAGTATGTTGCACAGGGTGTTGCATCTATGGAAGTAAAGCCGTCGGGGAAAGCGCCTGAAACAAAAGTGGCCTTGCAAATCCCAGCTGAAAAGATAGCCGATTGGGCACAGGCTGAAAATGTAACCATGAACCTCTTTATTCCTTACGGCACGAAATCCGTACCAAATAAACTCTTTCTTGGCATGGCTGATCTCACTGACGGCTGGAATTGGGTTGACGGGGTTTTTTCAACAAATGGCATCGCACCTGGCTGGAACAGGATTACTTTTGATTTCACTGACAAAATGAAAGACCTAAAATCAAATGGCAAATATGTGGTTTACCTTTCTTTTTTCAGAGAAGAAGAAGGCAACAAGATCCCTCTCCAGGATTCCTTCTATGTTGATGGCTTGTATGTTGTTAAACCAGCATTGGCTGTCGAAAAGACAGTTGAAAAGCCTGAAGTAACTGAAGAACCTGTTCAAGCTGCTGAAGCTCCCAAAGGCCTTTATATCTGGAACATGGATACAGCGGAAGAGATTGCCACGTTTAGCAACGACAACACAGGAGCCGTATTTGAGCTTGACACTAATAACTTCATCCAAGGAATGGCTTCAATGAAAGTAATTCCCTCCGGCAATGCTCCAGAAACGAAAGTGGCTCTTAACATACCAGAAGACATGCTAAAAAAATGGGCTGATGCGGAGGAAATTATTCTCAATCTCTACATTCCCGAAAACACAAAACTGCTACCATCAATGTTCTTTATGGGAATGGCAGATCTTAGCGATGGCTGGGCATGGGTTGATGGAGTATTTTCAGAATCGAAAGCTGTGCCAGGCTGGAATGAGATAGTTTTTACTTTGTCAGACAACATGAAAAAGGTAAAAGAAGGCGGCAAGTACACCATATACCTTGCCTTTGCTGCAATTGGTGATGATAATAGCAAAGTGCCTTTGAATGAGCCGTTCAATATTGATGGCCTTTTTATTAAAGTCAAAGAGGAAATCGTTCGAAACTATATCTGGTCAATGGATGCTCCTGAAGAACTGGCTACTTTTAACAATGACAATACAGGAGCTTCCTTTGAGCTTTCGGAAGATTTTGTCATCCAGGGTACAGGTTCAATGAAGGTCATTCCATCAGGAGAGGCCCCGGAAACAAAGGTAGCTATGCCTATCCCTCAGGATAAGATAGAGCTATGGAGCCAAAGCAACAAGATAACGATGAACCTTTATATTCCCGAAGGCACAAAACTCATTCCAACCATGTTCTTTTTTGGTATGGCCGATCTTACTGAAGGTTGGGCATGGGTAGGTGGCGTCTTTTCGAATGATGAAGCCAAAGCAGGTTGGAATGAAATCAGTTTTGAACTTGCGGGTAGCATGAAAGAAATCAAACCCGACAACAAATACATGGTATATCTGGCTTTTGCGGGTTTCGATGCGGAAAAAAACAAAATTCCGCTTACTGAGCCTTTTTATATAGATGGCCTTTATGTAGAAACTATGAAAACACTCACTTTCGAGGATCGGATGAAGATGGCCGACCCTGCCATTGTGAAAGAAGTGGAAGATCTGCTGAATCTTGATGATGAAGAATTGCTCGCGGCTGTGGAGGAGAAAGCTTTCTATTATTTCTGGAATGAAGCCAATCCAGAAAACGGGCTTATAAAAGACAGAACGAGAAAGGACACACCAGCGAGTATTGCTGCAGTTGGATTCGGGCTTACAGCTATACCCGTTGGTATAGAAAATGGCTGGATAAGTAGAGAAGAAGGATATAAAAGAGTTCTTACCACTTTGAAGACCTTTGCAGATGGAGAAGTCGAAGGGAAAAATGGATTTTTCTATCATTTTGTTGACATGAACACCGGGAAAAGAGCCTGGGATTGTGAACTTTCATCTATTGATACGGCACTCCTGATGGCTGGTGTGTTATTCGTTAAAGAATACTTCGCCGGGACGGAAATAGAGGAATTGGCCGATCGGCTGTACAGGAACGTGAACTGGCAATGGATGCTGACAGATGACGGGGTTCTTTCAATGGGATGGAAACCTGAAGGAGGATTTCTCGGTGCTCGCTGGGATTCCTTTAACGAGGGTATTCTTGCTTATATACTCGCGGTGGGTTCCCCAACTTATCCCATTCCACCAGAATCCTGGGACAAAATTTATCGACCAGTGCATGATACCTACATATCTTTACCCCAGGAAACGCTTTTTGTTTATCAGTATCCTAATGTATGGGTAGATTTCAGGAACAGAGTAGATAAATACGCAAACTATTTCAACAACGCTGAAGTTGCTACCAGATATAACTGGCTCTTCACCTTTATGAAAAGGTTTGACTATGAAACATACGATGCTGATGTTTGGGGACTAAGCGCCTGTGATGGTCCTAATGGCTACAAAGCATACGGTGCATCAGAAGACAATCATGATGGAACGATAGCCCCTTATGCATCAATTGCTTCCATAGTGTTTACTCCTGACCTTTCAATATCAGCAATTAGAGGCATGCTAGAAAAATATGGGCCTATTATCTGGGGGAAATATGGATTCGTAAGCGGATTTAATGCCGATGCAAATTGGGTTTCAAAGGAGTTCGTTGGTATCGACGTTGGAGATATCGTGTTAATGCTTGAAAACTATCGTAGCGGATTGATATGGAAATATTTCATGAAAAGCGAATACATTCAGGATTCCCTTAAAGCTCTTGGTTTTGTTGAGAAGGAAGTGGATTACGCTATAACTCCCTGGTATCAGGAAGAGTTTGAAAAGCTCATGCGTGCCCCTGCTGAAAAAGTTGCATATGCTATTGAAGCTACTGAGCCTGTAAAGGTTGATGGCAATCTCGATGAATGGGAAGGTATTCAAGGTTACGTTGTGAACGAAGAAATGAATGTTCCGGCTGGAGGCATAAAGAAAGTAGATAAAACCAAGCAGGTGCTTCACAGCACTTTCTATGTAATGTGGGATGCAGAAAATTTGTATATGGCCGCAAAGGTTTATGACGAATACCTCGTCATAAATATAGAGCCCACAGATCTGGGAGCGTTCTACCGTACAGACTCCGTAGAGTTTTATATAGATCCATCAAGAGCAGGTTCAGATGCGGGAATTATGAAACTTGCCATATTGCCCTTTGATACAGAAGGGAATCCGCAAATTGTGAGACATGAAGATGCTAATCCTGGAAAGATTTCCGATGTTGCCCCTGAAATTCAAGTCGCAACAAAAAGGACTGACTATGGATACGACCTTGAACTCAAAGTTCCTGTAAAATACCTGAATTTAAAGCCGGCTTCTGGTATGAATCTTGGCTTCTGCTACACAATTCACAATTCAAACGAAAAAGACGCCGGTCTGGGTGAATATGTGAGAGAAAACATCATTTCATGGAACAATTTGCCGGAAATATGGGCCAATCCTGAAAATTGGGGCACATTAACCCTCAAGTAA
- a CDS encoding GH36-type glycosyl hydrolase domain-containing protein — protein sequence MFDNGYGYFSKDYREYIIKTPKTPRPWINVISNGDYGVVVSNTGSGYSWRTHASLNRITRWNQDIIRDNWGKYIYIRDALSGKFWSPSWKPVCLTPQQFELSHGLGYSEFRTRYFDIFSKLRIFVARKDPVEIWTLTLKNDSKSERRLSLFTYLEWNLGAAPDWHREFHRSFIETKYDEEMNCIIARKRLWELVNKKGQHWNRDWEYTAFFASNLAPHSADGSKENFIGRYGELKRPEAVVLDKLHKTFGSWEDPIASLKHEIILKPGEEKTIIYLLGAINQNESLSEILVKFSSEESVNRELESVKSFWTELLGTFTVETPDRAFDIMNNVWLKYQAISGRLWGRTAYYQTGGAYGFRDQLQDSQIFLYLNPDFTREQIKLHARHQFSSGIVYHWWHPISEEGNISGYSDDLLWLPFITARYLKETGNFELLMERVPYCDMGEGTIYEHCTKAIDNMLMRFGSHDLPLIGDGDWNDGMNAVGTEGKGESIWVGHFLYGVLKDFEVVADVMKDFERKSNYFTRAEGLKRALNEHGWDGKWYLRAYKDSGEPIGSSKNLEGKIFLNAQTWAILNDTAPDDRKRIAYASAKEILFREYGPILFYPAYTVPDPEIGYLTRYAPGTRENGGLYTHAGTWAVLAAAKMGDPDTFNIYRSFMPVYRGMEPDKYMVEPYVTPGNVDGPDSPYFGRGGWSWYTGSAAWYFIAGIEGVLGIIPTWEGLKINPMVPKEWDQVLVKRRFRGTEYNIAIKRTPTEKREIIVCGEKIDGNTIIHDSDKKIVDVEVHI from the coding sequence ATGTTTGACAATGGTTATGGATATTTTTCAAAGGATTATCGGGAGTACATTATAAAAACTCCAAAAACACCCCGTCCGTGGATTAACGTCATTTCTAATGGCGATTATGGTGTTGTGGTATCAAATACAGGATCAGGGTATAGCTGGCGTACCCACGCTTCGTTGAACAGGATAACAAGGTGGAACCAGGATATTATCAGAGACAATTGGGGTAAATATATTTACATTCGTGATGCCCTTTCGGGTAAATTTTGGTCTCCATCATGGAAACCTGTCTGTTTAACACCACAGCAGTTTGAGCTTTCACACGGTTTGGGGTATTCAGAGTTTAGAACGCGATATTTCGATATATTTTCGAAATTGAGAATATTCGTTGCCAGGAAAGACCCTGTTGAAATCTGGACTCTCACATTAAAAAATGACAGCAAATCGGAAAGAAGGCTTTCTCTTTTTACTTATCTTGAATGGAATCTTGGGGCTGCACCTGATTGGCACAGAGAATTTCACAGGAGTTTTATCGAGACAAAGTATGATGAAGAGATGAATTGCATAATCGCCCGCAAAAGGCTTTGGGAGTTGGTAAATAAGAAAGGCCAACACTGGAACAGGGATTGGGAATACACGGCTTTCTTTGCATCAAACCTGGCGCCACATAGCGCCGATGGATCAAAAGAGAATTTTATTGGAAGGTACGGTGAATTGAAAAGGCCTGAGGCTGTTGTCCTGGACAAGCTTCACAAAACTTTCGGGAGTTGGGAAGACCCAATTGCTTCTCTCAAACATGAAATTATTTTAAAGCCAGGTGAGGAAAAAACAATCATTTACCTTCTGGGTGCAATAAATCAGAATGAATCTCTTAGCGAAATACTTGTGAAGTTTTCATCAGAAGAGTCAGTAAATAGAGAATTGGAGAGCGTGAAATCATTTTGGACGGAGCTTTTGGGTACATTCACCGTTGAAACACCCGACAGGGCTTTTGATATTATGAATAATGTTTGGCTCAAATATCAAGCGATTTCCGGACGACTATGGGGAAGAACGGCCTATTATCAAACCGGCGGAGCTTATGGTTTCAGAGATCAACTTCAGGATAGCCAGATTTTTCTCTATCTCAATCCCGATTTTACTCGTGAGCAAATAAAGCTGCATGCGCGCCATCAGTTTTCATCAGGGATTGTTTACCACTGGTGGCATCCTATAAGTGAGGAGGGCAATATCTCTGGATATTCCGATGACCTTTTATGGCTGCCCTTTATAACAGCCAGATATCTCAAGGAAACGGGGAATTTTGAATTACTGATGGAGAGAGTTCCTTATTGCGATATGGGCGAAGGAACGATTTACGAACATTGCACAAAAGCCATTGACAATATGCTAATGCGTTTCGGTAGCCATGATTTGCCTCTTATAGGGGATGGAGATTGGAATGATGGCATGAACGCCGTTGGAACCGAAGGAAAAGGTGAAAGCATCTGGGTAGGCCATTTTCTCTATGGGGTGTTGAAGGATTTTGAAGTTGTGGCTGATGTCATGAAAGATTTCGAAAGAAAGAGCAATTATTTTACCAGAGCGGAAGGTTTGAAAAGGGCGTTAAATGAACACGGTTGGGATGGTAAGTGGTATCTAAGGGCTTATAAAGATAGCGGTGAGCCCATAGGCAGTTCAAAAAACCTGGAAGGGAAGATTTTCTTAAATGCTCAAACATGGGCAATTTTGAATGATACTGCGCCTGATGACAGGAAAAGGATTGCTTACGCATCTGCCAAAGAAATCCTTTTCAGGGAATATGGACCTATACTTTTTTATCCGGCATATACTGTCCCCGATCCTGAAATTGGATATTTGACGAGGTACGCCCCTGGCACGCGCGAAAACGGTGGCCTTTATACACATGCAGGTACATGGGCTGTGCTCGCAGCAGCAAAAATGGGAGACCCTGATACCTTCAACATCTATCGAAGTTTCATGCCCGTATATAGAGGAATGGAGCCGGACAAATACATGGTTGAACCATATGTTACTCCCGGTAATGTTGATGGACCTGACTCCCCCTATTTCGGAAGAGGTGGTTGGAGCTGGTATACGGGTTCAGCAGCCTGGTATTTCATTGCTGGTATAGAAGGTGTGCTGGGCATAATCCCAACATGGGAAGGGCTGAAGATTAATCCAATGGTTCCAAAAGAATGGGATCAGGTGTTAGTAAAACGCAGGTTCAGAGGGACAGAATACAATATTGCCATAAAGCGTACACCTACAGAAAAAAGGGAAATCATTGTTTGTGGGGAAAAAATAGACGGCAATACCATTATTCATGACAGTGATAAAAAAATTGTGGATGTGGAAGTCCACATTTGA
- a CDS encoding CPBP family intramembrane glutamic endopeptidase: MPYLLVLFLILHVLIIRLFGKALERKTQLRGFALLLVLSPFSISLSLLFARISGLSFRELGISLGDFIPGMLFFILSVPMGLLSFFSILRAPAVWIMRIRYGNVDKSRPQLVYSWLVVGVVEELLYRGFFQGGLSKYIKTNFFTVELATVIASIVFVFIHIGNVLVKAESFRNFRKDFVPRLFASFILGYSFQISRSLLYPVLIHNLLDGLTMTGLIYRKKRILNERHEILFSKEPVPKKDEGQEK; this comes from the coding sequence ATGCCTTATTTGCTGGTTCTCTTTCTGATATTGCACGTGCTCATTATACGGCTTTTTGGAAAAGCATTGGAGAGGAAAACTCAGCTAAGGGGATTCGCATTATTGCTGGTTCTTTCGCCTTTCAGTATATCCCTCAGTCTTCTTTTTGCCAGGATTTCTGGTTTGAGTTTCCGGGAATTGGGGATTTCCCTTGGAGATTTTATCCCCGGGATGCTTTTTTTCATATTATCAGTACCTATGGGGTTGCTCTCTTTTTTCAGCATCTTGCGGGCTCCGGCGGTATGGATAATGAGAATAAGATATGGAAATGTAGATAAGTCCCGACCTCAACTCGTTTACAGCTGGTTGGTTGTCGGAGTCGTTGAAGAACTACTGTATAGAGGTTTCTTTCAAGGAGGATTGAGTAAATATATTAAAACGAATTTTTTTACTGTGGAACTTGCAACTGTAATTGCAAGCATTGTATTTGTTTTTATTCACATTGGCAACGTTCTGGTAAAAGCAGAAAGTTTCAGAAACTTCCGCAAGGATTTTGTCCCGAGACTTTTCGCTTCATTCATACTAGGATACAGCTTCCAGATATCCCGCAGCCTTTTGTATCCCGTGCTCATCCATAATCTGCTGGATGGACTGACAATGACGGGATTGATTTACAGAAAAAAGAGGATCCTTAACGAAAGGCATGAAATCCTTTTCAGCAAAGAGCCAGTCCCAAAAAAGGACGAAGGTCAGGAGAAGTAA
- a CDS encoding carbohydrate ABC transporter permease, which translates to MRKKKIPFIEQLGVHTILLAAFLIMAIPFFWMVSTSFKNPDEIYIFPPRWVPHRPTFDNYVELFKTVDFGRPLINTVIVAVTSTFLSVMLSAMAGYGFAKFRFRGKEKLFLLVLATLMVPGQMTLIPVYLILNSLNLLNTYAGLILPGVASAFGIFFMRQFIMSIPDELIDAAKMDGAKEFFIFLKIILPLSKPALATLTIFNFVGAWNSFLWPLIVATDEKMYTLPVAISVVQGQYGEKIALQMSGSFIVIIPIIIVFFFAQKYIIKGLSMSGMKF; encoded by the coding sequence ATGAGAAAGAAAAAAATTCCCTTTATTGAACAATTGGGTGTACATACAATTCTTTTGGCTGCATTTCTTATTATGGCTATTCCCTTTTTCTGGATGGTCTCCACATCTTTTAAGAACCCAGATGAGATATATATATTTCCTCCAAGGTGGGTTCCCCACAGACCGACTTTTGACAATTATGTTGAGCTCTTCAAGACCGTTGATTTTGGAAGGCCGCTTATAAACACGGTCATTGTTGCGGTTACTTCGACATTTCTTTCGGTAATGCTTTCTGCAATGGCGGGATATGGCTTTGCAAAATTCAGGTTTCGAGGCAAAGAGAAACTATTTCTCCTTGTCCTTGCTACCCTCATGGTTCCCGGACAAATGACGCTTATTCCTGTTTATCTCATTTTGAATTCTTTGAACCTCTTGAACACTTATGCTGGTTTAATATTGCCGGGTGTAGCCAGCGCTTTCGGGATTTTTTTCATGAGGCAGTTTATCATGAGCATACCGGATGAACTTATAGATGCGGCAAAAATGGATGGCGCGAAGGAATTCTTTATATTCCTGAAAATAATCTTGCCCCTCTCAAAGCCAGCTCTTGCAACACTTACCATATTCAACTTCGTCGGAGCATGGAATTCTTTCCTATGGCCATTGATTGTGGCGACTGACGAAAAAATGTATACGCTTCCCGTTGCTATATCAGTTGTTCAAGGACAATACGGTGAAAAAATAGCACTACAAATGTCCGGATCCTTTATTGTTATCATTCCAATCATAATCGTGTTCTTCTTTGCACAAAAGTACATAATCAAAGGGCTTTCGATGAGCGGAATGAAGTTTTAG